One region of uncultured Sulfurimonas sp. genomic DNA includes:
- the hypD gene encoding hydrogenase formation protein HypD, whose product MSLELKNLYDDFRDGNTIKAYAKMISEDAKKLKKPINIMEVCGGHTHTIMKFGIPQLLPQNIKFVHGPGCPVCIMPKERIDHAYVLSMQENVILVTLGDMIKVPGSNGSLQDARSKGADVRFVYSPMECLKIAKENPDAKVVFFAIGFETTTPMTAALLDAVIKQDIKNIFFHINHVTVPEVMKELIDSRDEHVDSYNNRIDAFLGPSHVSVISGSKIYEEFPRDYKRPVVVTGFEPVDVMQGISMIVKQFIENRCSLEIEYKRLVTYDGNLTAQKLVEKYFEKADLFKWRGLGNIPKSGLKLKPEFALYDAEAIYKDVLPLEEIEDHKLCICGDILRGMANPPECTIFGTACKPTSPVGSCMVSSEGACAAYYKYGNLI is encoded by the coding sequence ATGAGTTTAGAACTTAAAAATTTATATGATGACTTTAGAGATGGCAATACCATAAAAGCTTATGCTAAGATGATTAGTGAAGATGCAAAGAAACTAAAAAAACCCATAAATATTATGGAAGTTTGCGGTGGGCATACTCATACCATCATGAAGTTTGGCATCCCTCAACTTTTGCCTCAAAACATTAAGTTTGTCCATGGTCCAGGTTGTCCTGTTTGTATCATGCCAAAAGAGAGAATAGACCATGCGTATGTTTTAAGTATGCAAGAAAATGTCATCTTAGTAACTCTTGGCGATATGATAAAAGTACCAGGAAGTAACGGCAGTCTTCAAGATGCAAGAAGTAAAGGTGCTGATGTACGCTTTGTCTACTCTCCTATGGAGTGTTTAAAGATAGCAAAAGAAAACCCAGATGCTAAAGTAGTGTTTTTTGCTATTGGTTTTGAGACTACTACGCCAATGACTGCAGCCTTGCTAGATGCAGTTATAAAACAAGATATTAAAAACATTTTCTTTCACATAAACCATGTAACAGTTCCAGAAGTTATGAAAGAGCTTATAGACTCAAGAGATGAACATGTAGATAGTTATAACAACCGCATAGATGCATTCTTAGGGCCATCACATGTAAGCGTGATAAGTGGAAGTAAAATCTACGAAGAGTTCCCAAGAGATTATAAACGTCCTGTTGTTGTAACTGGTTTTGAGCCTGTTGATGTGATGCAGGGCATCAGTATGATAGTCAAGCAGTTTATCGAAAATAGATGCTCTCTTGAGATAGAGTATAAAAGACTTGTAACTTATGATGGAAACTTAACTGCTCAAAAATTAGTTGAGAAATATTTTGAAAAAGCAGACTTGTTTAAGTGGAGAGGTTTAGGAAATATCCCAAAAAGTGGTTTAAAACTAAAGCCGGAATTTGCTCTTTATGATGCAGAAGCCATTTACAAAGACGTACTTCCACTAGAAGAGATAGAAGACCATAAACTCTGCATCTGCGGAGACATTCTAAGAGGTATGGCAAACCCACCTGAATGTACCATCTTTGGAACTGCATGTAAACCAACAAGCCCAGTAGGAAGCTGTATGGTAAGTAGCGAAGGAGCGTGTGCCGCGTACTATAAGTATGGGAATTTGATATAA